A DNA window from Candidatus Sulfidibacterium hydrothermale contains the following coding sequences:
- a CDS encoding phospho-sugar mutase, with protein sequence MKTQVDPKILEKAKKWLTDAYDEETRKAVREMMENDPKELTEAFYKDLEFGTGGLRGIMGAGSNRMNKYTVGMATQGFSNYLKAHFPDQPIQVVISHDSRNNSRFFAEVTAKVFSANGIKVYLFDDLRPTPELSFAIRHLKCQGGIMITASHNPKEYNGYKAYWEDGGQLISPHDKNVIAEVKKIAGVEEIDFEGKPELIETIGAEVDKAYLEKVKALSLSPEVIERQKDLKIVYTPLHGTGIKLVPDSLKNFGFTNVHVVKEQAVPDGNFPTVVSPNPEEPAALELAIQKAKELHADLVMATDPDGDRVGIAVRNGDDFVLLNGNQAASLLINYLLTKWDENGKLTGNEFIVKTIVTSELLFDLAKKYQVEHYDVLTGFKYIADIIKRFEGKKTFIGGGEESYGYLVGDFVRDKDAVISCSMIAETAAWAADQGTSLYEMLKDLYLEFGFYKEKLVSIVRKGKEGAEEIQQMMDNFRAHPPKMLGGSTVVRIKDYLSSTDHDLATGEKTTIDLPQSNVLQFFTENGSKVSVRPSGTEPKIKFYFGIKGELKKREAFDQVNRELEEKIDSIIRELNL encoded by the coding sequence ATGAAAACACAAGTTGACCCGAAAATACTGGAAAAAGCCAAAAAATGGCTTACCGATGCCTATGACGAAGAAACACGGAAAGCCGTCCGTGAAATGATGGAAAACGATCCGAAAGAGCTTACCGAAGCTTTTTACAAAGATCTGGAATTTGGAACCGGCGGACTGCGCGGCATTATGGGGGCCGGTTCAAACCGGATGAACAAATACACGGTGGGCATGGCCACACAGGGTTTCAGCAACTACTTGAAAGCCCATTTTCCGGACCAGCCTATACAGGTGGTGATTTCGCACGATTCGCGAAACAACAGCCGCTTTTTTGCCGAAGTGACGGCAAAGGTTTTTTCGGCCAACGGCATCAAAGTTTATCTTTTTGATGATTTGCGTCCCACGCCGGAACTTTCGTTTGCCATCCGGCACCTGAAATGCCAGGGCGGCATTATGATTACTGCTTCGCACAACCCGAAAGAATACAACGGATACAAAGCCTACTGGGAAGATGGCGGGCAACTGATCAGTCCGCACGACAAAAATGTAATTGCCGAAGTGAAAAAAATTGCCGGCGTAGAAGAAATTGATTTTGAAGGAAAGCCTGAGCTGATTGAAACCATCGGTGCTGAAGTGGACAAAGCTTATCTTGAAAAAGTAAAAGCGCTTTCTTTGTCGCCAGAAGTCATTGAAAGACAAAAAGATTTAAAAATTGTTTACACGCCGCTGCACGGAACAGGCATTAAACTGGTTCCGGATTCGTTGAAAAATTTCGGATTTACCAACGTACATGTTGTCAAAGAGCAGGCTGTTCCTGACGGAAATTTCCCCACGGTGGTATCGCCCAATCCGGAAGAACCGGCTGCACTGGAGCTGGCCATACAAAAAGCCAAAGAGCTGCATGCCGATCTGGTCATGGCCACCGATCCCGATGGCGACCGGGTGGGAATTGCCGTACGAAACGGTGACGATTTTGTTTTGCTCAACGGCAATCAGGCAGCTTCGCTGCTGATCAACTATCTGTTGACAAAATGGGACGAAAACGGAAAACTCACCGGCAACGAGTTTATTGTAAAAACCATCGTTACGTCCGAATTGCTGTTTGACCTGGCTAAAAAATACCAGGTGGAACATTACGATGTACTCACCGGCTTCAAATACATTGCCGACATCATCAAACGTTTTGAAGGGAAGAAAACCTTTATCGGCGGCGGTGAAGAAAGCTACGGTTATCTGGTGGGCGATTTTGTCCGGGACAAAGATGCCGTGATTTCGTGCTCGATGATTGCCGAAACCGCCGCGTGGGCAGCCGATCAGGGCACCTCGCTGTACGAAATGTTAAAAGACCTGTATCTTGAATTCGGATTTTATAAAGAGAAACTGGTTTCCATTGTACGCAAAGGGAAAGAAGGTGCCGAAGAGATCCAGCAAATGATGGATAATTTCAGGGCTCATCCGCCCAAAATGCTGGGTGGCTCAACCGTGGTCAGAATAAAAGATTATCTGAGCAGCACAGACCACGATTTGGCAACCGGCGAAAAAACGACCATTGATTTACCCCAATCGAATGTGTTACAGTTTTTTACGGAAAACGGCTCGAAAGTCAGCGTACGGCCGTCAGGAACCGAACCGAAAATCAAATTCTATTTCGGTATCAAAGGCGAGCTGAAAAAGCGGGAAGCATTTGATCAGGTAAACCGTGAACTGGAAGAAAAAATCGACAGCATCATCCGGGAATTGAATTTATAA
- the hypB gene encoding hydrogenase nickel incorporation protein HypB, which translates to MCMTCGCGNSTETNIIIAKPGEINREEISMKNGEHHHHDHEHTHAHPHVHGHHHHDHEHAHHEHAHTKTVVELEQDILQSNNLLAERNRGYFEAKNILALNLVSSPGSGKTTFIEKTLNDLKQEIPFYVIEGDQQTFNDAERIEKQKIPVVQINTGQGCHLDSDMVNKAVKKLNPKENSVVLIENVGNLVCPALFDLGESSRVVLISVTEGDDKPIKYPDMFLSADICIINKTDLLPYVNFDVAKAKEYALRVNHHLKFFEVSATTGEGMNAWYEWLRQQMKKE; encoded by the coding sequence ATGTGTATGACATGCGGTTGTGGCAATTCCACAGAAACAAATATCATCATCGCCAAACCCGGTGAAATAAATCGGGAAGAAATCTCGATGAAAAACGGCGAACATCATCACCATGATCATGAACACACGCATGCGCATCCCCATGTGCACGGACATCATCATCACGATCACGAGCATGCCCATCACGAACATGCCCATACCAAAACAGTTGTTGAGCTGGAACAGGATATCCTGCAGAGCAACAACCTGCTGGCCGAACGAAACCGCGGCTATTTTGAAGCCAAGAATATTCTGGCGCTGAACCTTGTCAGTTCACCCGGATCCGGCAAAACCACTTTTATTGAAAAAACACTCAACGACCTCAAGCAGGAAATTCCTTTTTACGTTATCGAAGGGGACCAGCAAACCTTTAACGATGCAGAACGCATCGAGAAACAGAAAATTCCTGTTGTGCAAATCAATACCGGCCAGGGATGTCATCTCGACAGCGACATGGTAAATAAAGCGGTAAAAAAACTGAACCCTAAAGAAAATTCAGTGGTCCTGATTGAAAACGTGGGCAATCTGGTCTGCCCCGCCCTCTTCGACCTCGGCGAAAGCAGCCGGGTGGTACTCATCAGCGTTACCGAAGGCGACGACAAACCCATCAAGTATCCCGACATGTTCCTGTCGGCCGATATCTGTATCATCAACAAAACCGATTTACTGCCTTACGTCAATTTCGACGTAGCCAAAGCCAAAGAATATGCCCTGCGGGTTAATCATCATCTGAAATTTTTTGAAGTATCGGCTACTACCGGCGAAGGCATGAATGCCTGGTATGAATGGCTCAGACAACAAATGAAAAAAGAATAG
- the rfbD gene encoding dTDP-4-dehydrorhamnose reductase, translated as MKRVLVTGSKGQLGTEIKNQAKDYPGFSFIYTDVDELDLTDKDAVNRFFSEHPFDFCINCAAYTAVDKAEDDRQLSRLINVTAVDYLATACATAGTFLVHISTDYVFDGKNHKPYTETDATAPQSFYGLTKLEGEEVVKKQMTDALIIRTSWLYSAYGNNFVKTMLRLGNEREMLGVVADQVGTPTHAGDLAKAILDILSAGKPLQGVEIYHYSNEGVISWYDFAKAVMSESGLSCKINPIESKDFPTKAKRPFYSVLSKTKIKETFGLEIPYWLDSLKKVLKQLNRQ; from the coding sequence ATGAAAAGAGTACTTGTCACCGGCAGCAAGGGGCAACTGGGAACCGAAATAAAAAATCAGGCAAAAGATTACCCCGGATTTTCTTTCATTTATACGGATGTTGACGAGCTGGACCTGACGGATAAAGATGCCGTCAACCGTTTTTTTTCGGAACATCCCTTTGATTTCTGTATAAACTGTGCTGCTTACACTGCCGTTGACAAAGCCGAAGACGACCGCCAGCTCTCGCGGCTCATCAATGTAACGGCAGTGGATTATCTTGCCACCGCCTGTGCTACTGCCGGAACTTTTTTGGTACACATCTCGACCGATTATGTTTTTGACGGGAAAAACCATAAGCCCTATACCGAAACCGACGCGACTGCGCCACAATCTTTTTACGGGCTGACCAAACTCGAAGGCGAAGAGGTGGTAAAAAAACAAATGACCGATGCCCTTATCATCCGTACATCGTGGCTTTATTCGGCTTACGGCAACAATTTTGTTAAAACCATGCTGCGGTTGGGAAACGAGCGTGAAATGCTCGGTGTTGTGGCCGACCAGGTGGGCACGCCCACCCATGCCGGGGACCTGGCCAAGGCGATTCTTGACATTTTGTCAGCCGGAAAACCACTGCAAGGGGTTGAAATTTACCATTACAGCAACGAGGGCGTTATTAGTTGGTACGATTTTGCCAAAGCCGTGATGTCCGAATCCGGCTTATCCTGCAAAATTAACCCCATCGAATCAAAGGATTTTCCGACGAAAGCCAAACGGCCGTTTTACAGCGTGTTGAGTAAAACGAAAATAAAAGAGACCTTCGGGTTGGAAATTCCGTACTGGCTCGACAGTTTGAAAAAAGTTTTAAAACAACTGAACCGGCAGTAA
- a CDS encoding S9 family peptidase, whose product MKKYILFLLVVSLSFTACQQQNPVKKQQEANLIEKPHLKLKSDLMTPEVLWSFGRLSDPQLSPDGKTLVYGVTYYSKKQNKGNRELYRIDVNGKNEKQLTHTAAGEYNAVWRPDGKKIGFLSSRSGSMQIWEMNPDGSDPVQISHFKGGITGFKYSPDGKKILFTAQVKLDKTPRDIYPDLPKTTGRIYTDLMYRHWDKWVDSYSHVFVADYDGHSLKNITDIMKGEPYQCPLQPFGGMEQINWTPDSKTIAYTCRKLKGLAYTLSTNSDIYFYNLAKKTTVDMTKGMMGYDVAPVFSPDGRYMAWESMKHNGYESDKNRLFIMDLKTGKKADYTKNFDQNAHSLQWSKDGKSVYFISDWHARDDIYRLDVKTDKITKVTEGIHDYTGVIPAGNTLYATRMSMSMPTEIYAVNAQNGKARQVTFTNKNLMDQLTMGKIKKFWVKTTDGKRELTWVIYPPHFDPHKKYPALLYCQGGPQSTVSQFWSYRWNFQIMAANGYIIVAPNRRGLPGFGTKWNEEISGHYGGQVMKDYFSAIDSLKKEPYIDENRLGAVGASFGGFSVYWIAGHNQNHRFKVFIAHDGMFNLKSMYLETDEMWFVNWDLGGPFWDKSNKVAQRSYATASPSNFVQNWNTPILVIHSQLDYRIPVTEGMQAFDAAILRHVPAEFLYFPDESHWVLKPQNGILWQRTFFKWLDKWLKEKKTSSDS is encoded by the coding sequence ATGAAAAAATATATCCTTTTTCTGCTGGTTGTCTCCTTAAGCTTTACGGCCTGTCAGCAGCAAAACCCAGTCAAAAAACAACAGGAAGCCAACCTTATCGAAAAACCCCATCTCAAGTTAAAAAGTGACCTGATGACACCGGAAGTATTGTGGTCTTTCGGCCGTCTTAGCGACCCGCAGCTTTCACCCGACGGAAAAACGCTGGTATATGGCGTAACGTATTACAGCAAAAAACAAAACAAAGGAAACCGCGAGCTTTACCGCATTGATGTAAACGGGAAAAATGAAAAACAACTTACCCACACTGCAGCCGGCGAATACAATGCTGTATGGCGTCCCGACGGCAAAAAGATCGGATTCCTTTCTTCCCGCAGCGGTTCCATGCAAATCTGGGAAATGAATCCTGACGGCAGCGATCCGGTACAAATATCCCATTTTAAAGGCGGCATTACCGGCTTTAAATATTCGCCTGATGGTAAAAAAATTCTTTTCACCGCACAGGTAAAACTGGATAAAACGCCCCGCGACATCTATCCCGATCTGCCCAAAACCACCGGCCGCATTTACACCGACCTGATGTACCGGCACTGGGATAAATGGGTGGACAGTTACAGCCACGTTTTTGTAGCCGATTACGATGGCCATTCGCTGAAAAACATTACGGACATTATGAAAGGCGAACCGTATCAATGTCCGCTGCAACCTTTTGGCGGCATGGAACAAATCAACTGGACACCCGATTCAAAAACCATTGCTTACACCTGCCGCAAGCTGAAAGGACTGGCTTACACCCTTTCGACCAATTCGGACATTTATTTTTACAACCTTGCCAAAAAAACCACCGTGGACATGACCAAAGGCATGATGGGTTACGATGTGGCCCCGGTTTTTTCGCCTGACGGAAGATACATGGCTTGGGAAAGCATGAAACACAATGGCTATGAATCGGACAAAAACCGGTTGTTTATCATGGACCTGAAAACCGGCAAAAAAGCCGATTACACCAAAAACTTTGACCAGAATGCCCACAGTTTGCAGTGGAGCAAAGACGGAAAATCCGTTTATTTCATCAGCGACTGGCATGCCCGCGATGACATTTACCGCTTGGATGTAAAAACGGACAAAATCACCAAGGTAACCGAGGGTATTCACGATTATACCGGAGTCATCCCGGCAGGAAACACGCTATATGCCACGCGCATGAGCATGTCCATGCCTACGGAAATTTATGCCGTAAATGCCCAAAACGGGAAAGCCCGCCAGGTAACTTTTACCAATAAAAACCTGATGGACCAGCTTACCATGGGTAAAATCAAAAAATTCTGGGTAAAAACCACCGACGGCAAGCGGGAATTAACCTGGGTGATTTATCCGCCGCATTTCGATCCGCATAAAAAATATCCCGCTTTGCTTTACTGCCAGGGTGGACCGCAAAGTACCGTGAGCCAGTTTTGGTCGTACCGCTGGAATTTTCAGATTATGGCAGCCAACGGCTACATCATTGTAGCCCCCAACCGGCGCGGACTTCCCGGCTTTGGCACCAAATGGAACGAAGAAATCAGCGGGCATTACGGCGGACAGGTGATGAAAGACTATTTTAGTGCCATTGATTCATTGAAAAAAGAGCCTTACATCGACGAAAACCGGCTGGGTGCTGTCGGAGCATCCTTTGGCGGATTTTCAGTTTACTGGATTGCCGGCCACAACCAAAACCACCGTTTTAAAGTTTTCATTGCCCACGACGGGATGTTTAATTTGAAATCGATGTATCTCGAAACCGATGAGATGTGGTTTGTTAACTGGGATTTAGGCGGCCCGTTCTGGGATAAATCCAACAAAGTAGCCCAACGCAGCTATGCTACCGCTTCACCAAGTAATTTTGTACAAAACTGGAACACACCTATTTTAGTCATTCATTCCCAACTCGATTACCGCATTCCAGTTACTGAAGGCATGCAGGCTTTTGATGCCGCTATTCTGCGACATGTACCGGCAGAATTTCTTTATTTCCCGGATGAAAGCCACTGGGTTCTGAAACCACAAAACGGTATTTTGTGGCAACGGACTTTCTTTAAATGGCTGGATAAATGGTTAAAAGAAAAGAAAACATCATCAGATTCATAA
- a CDS encoding DUF3078 domain-containing protein, producing the protein MRYRMLFFILLLFPCFAMAATPNDSLSEQKADTTKPWKYTGQYAIMLNQISFRNWAAGGESSLSGRASVDYHLVYKKKRFSFDHTAHLAYGMVGYLHKRVQKTDDKLDLIFAVSSQFSKKWYFTSLLSFKTQFSKGYKNPDFSHEISDFMAPAYLTVSIGFRYKSPKNFELYMSPLAGKVTFVLDQYLANQGAYGVKKAVTDSLGNVLIPGERTAGQIGFNILSSYQAQIMKNIQFKTRINLYNNYLEDDPSQRWQLDMDWNNEVAFKINKYFSTVLLLQLKYDPNTLFPVYENNEIVDQEARLQWKQSLGISFLYSIK; encoded by the coding sequence ATGAGATACAGAATGTTATTTTTCATTTTATTGTTGTTTCCCTGTTTTGCGATGGCAGCAACGCCCAATGATTCTCTGTCTGAGCAAAAAGCAGATACTACAAAACCCTGGAAATATACCGGGCAATATGCCATTATGCTTAACCAAATTAGTTTTAGGAACTGGGCAGCCGGAGGAGAAAGCTCTTTATCCGGAAGAGCATCGGTAGATTATCACTTGGTGTACAAAAAGAAACGGTTCTCTTTTGACCATACAGCCCATCTGGCTTATGGAATGGTGGGCTATCTACACAAACGGGTACAAAAAACTGATGATAAACTCGATTTGATCTTTGCTGTTTCCAGTCAGTTTTCAAAAAAATGGTACTTCACCAGCTTGCTGTCTTTTAAAACACAATTCTCAAAGGGATATAAAAACCCGGATTTTTCTCATGAGATTTCGGATTTCATGGCCCCTGCATACCTCACGGTTTCTATCGGCTTCCGTTATAAATCGCCTAAAAATTTTGAGCTGTACATGAGTCCGCTGGCCGGAAAAGTCACCTTTGTACTTGATCAATATCTTGCCAACCAGGGAGCTTATGGCGTAAAAAAAGCGGTAACCGATTCACTTGGAAATGTATTGATTCCGGGCGAACGCACCGCCGGACAGATCGGCTTCAATATTCTCAGCAGTTATCAGGCCCAGATCATGAAAAATATACAGTTTAAAACCCGCATTAACCTATACAACAACTATTTGGAAGATGACCCTTCTCAACGCTGGCAACTCGATATGGACTGGAACAATGAAGTGGCATTTAAAATCAATAAATATTTTTCGACCGTTTTGCTGCTGCAGCTGAAATATGATCCGAACACCCTCTTCCCGGTCTATGAAAACAACGAGATTGTTGATCAGGAAGCCCGGTTACAATGGAAACAATCACTTGGAATCAGTTTTCTTTATTCGATAAAGTAA
- a CDS encoding UDP-glucuronic acid decarboxylase family protein: MKRILVTGGAGFIGSHLCKRLLDEGNEVISLDNYFTGQKKNIVPLMDNPYFEVVRHDVTSPYFVEVDQIFNLACPASPVHYQYNPIKTVKTSVMGAINMLGLAKRVRAKILQASTSEVYGDPKVHPQKEDYWGHVNPIGQRSCYDEGKRVAETLFMNYHHQNHVKIKIIRIFNTYGPNMHPHDGRVVSNFIMQALRGEDITIYGDGQQTRSFQYVDDLVEGMLKMMATEDDFTGPVNIGNPGEFTILELAEKVIDMTGSKSKIVYQPLPADDPMQRKPDISLAKEKLNWEPKIPLEEGLKKTIAYFENLIRENKDS, from the coding sequence ATGAAACGAATATTAGTAACCGGAGGCGCCGGATTTATCGGCTCTCATCTTTGTAAGCGACTGCTTGACGAAGGCAACGAGGTCATCTCGCTGGACAACTATTTTACCGGACAAAAGAAAAACATTGTTCCACTGATGGACAATCCCTATTTTGAAGTGGTTCGTCACGACGTAACAAGTCCTTACTTTGTAGAGGTCGATCAGATTTTTAACCTGGCCTGTCCCGCTTCGCCGGTTCATTATCAATACAATCCCATTAAAACCGTAAAAACTTCGGTGATGGGCGCTATTAACATGTTAGGATTAGCAAAAAGGGTACGGGCAAAAATCTTGCAAGCCTCTACCAGCGAAGTTTACGGCGACCCAAAAGTACATCCCCAAAAAGAAGATTACTGGGGCCATGTGAATCCTATTGGTCAACGGTCATGCTACGACGAAGGAAAACGCGTGGCGGAAACGCTTTTCATGAATTACCACCATCAAAACCATGTAAAAATCAAGATCATACGGATTTTTAATACGTATGGCCCCAACATGCATCCGCACGACGGCCGCGTGGTTTCCAATTTTATCATGCAAGCCCTTCGCGGAGAAGATATCACCATTTACGGTGACGGACAGCAAACACGCAGTTTTCAGTATGTGGATGACCTGGTGGAAGGCATGTTGAAAATGATGGCTACCGAAGATGATTTTACCGGTCCGGTAAACATCGGGAATCCGGGTGAATTCACCATTCTTGAGCTGGCCGAGAAAGTGATTGACATGACCGGCAGCAAATCGAAGATCGTTTACCAGCCGTTGCCAGCAGACGACCCCATGCAGCGCAAACCCGACATCAGTCTGGCCAAAGAAAAACTAAACTGGGAGCCGAAAATACCGCTGGAAGAAGGGCTGAAAAAAACCATCGCCTATTTTGAAAATCTTATCAGAGAAAACAAAGATAGTTGA
- a CDS encoding UDP-glucose dehydrogenase family protein, whose translation MKIIMVGTGYVGLVTGACFSEVGIDVTCVDIDQNKIDNLNKGILPIYEPGLEELVKRNTEKGRLRFSTNLAENLKDVDVVFGAVGTPPDEDGSADLKYVLAVAHEVGQNMNNYLLMVTKSTVPVGTAEKVRAAIQEELDKRGVDIPFDVASNPEFLKEGAAVDDFLKPDRIVVGVDSEKAQKIMDRLYKPFTMNGHPVIFMDIVSAEMTKYAANAMLATKISFMNDIANLCEIVGADVNSVRKGIGSDRRIGPYFIYPGTGYGGSCFPKDVKALIRTADEFGYDMEVLKAVENVNERQKSILFGKAKTYFNGDLKGKTFAIWGLAFKPQTDDMREAPSLVIIQKLLDAGAKVKAYDPVAMKEAKRILGDSIELIDDQYEVLIDADGLFVVTEWPEFKFPNLKILDKLLKGKVIFDGRNIYNPQEMAEAGFDYFGIGRSNQKK comes from the coding sequence ATGAAAATAATAATGGTAGGCACAGGTTACGTTGGACTGGTTACCGGTGCTTGTTTTTCAGAAGTAGGTATTGATGTTACATGTGTTGATATCGATCAAAATAAAATAGACAACCTGAACAAAGGTATTTTGCCTATTTACGAACCCGGCCTTGAAGAGCTGGTAAAAAGAAATACAGAAAAAGGCCGTTTGCGTTTTAGTACAAACCTGGCTGAAAACCTGAAAGATGTTGATGTAGTTTTCGGCGCGGTAGGCACCCCTCCTGATGAAGATGGCAGTGCCGATTTGAAATATGTGTTGGCTGTAGCTCACGAAGTAGGCCAAAACATGAACAACTACCTTTTGATGGTAACCAAAAGTACTGTTCCTGTAGGAACCGCTGAAAAAGTTCGTGCAGCCATCCAGGAAGAACTGGACAAAAGAGGCGTGGACATTCCTTTTGACGTAGCTTCTAATCCTGAATTCTTAAAAGAAGGCGCTGCCGTGGATGATTTTCTGAAACCGGACCGCATTGTGGTAGGTGTAGACTCTGAAAAAGCCCAAAAAATCATGGACCGGCTGTATAAACCCTTTACCATGAACGGTCATCCGGTAATTTTTATGGATATCGTTTCCGCTGAAATGACAAAATATGCCGCCAATGCCATGCTGGCTACCAAGATCAGTTTCATGAACGACATTGCCAACCTGTGTGAAATTGTAGGAGCAGATGTCAATTCGGTACGGAAAGGTATTGGTTCCGACCGGCGTATTGGTCCCTATTTCATCTATCCGGGTACCGGCTATGGTGGTTCCTGTTTCCCCAAAGACGTAAAAGCACTCATTCGTACAGCGGATGAATTTGGCTATGATATGGAAGTACTAAAAGCTGTGGAGAATGTGAATGAACGTCAAAAAAGTATTTTGTTTGGGAAAGCCAAAACCTATTTCAACGGTGATCTGAAAGGAAAAACTTTTGCTATCTGGGGACTGGCTTTTAAACCACAAACCGATGACATGCGCGAAGCTCCGTCGCTGGTGATTATTCAAAAGCTGTTGGATGCCGGAGCCAAAGTCAAAGCTTATGATCCGGTAGCCATGAAAGAAGCCAAACGGATTCTTGGTGACTCCATCGAGCTGATCGACGATCAATACGAAGTACTGATCGATGCGGATGGTTTGTTTGTCGTTACCGAATGGCCTGAATTTAAATTCCCCAATTTGAAAATTCTGGATAAACTACTCAAGGGCAAAGTCATCTTTGACGGACGAAACATTTATAACCCGCAAGAAATGGCGGAAGCCGGCTTTGATTACTTTGGAATCGGCCGGAGCAACCAAAAAAAATAA
- the hypA gene encoding hydrogenase maturation nickel metallochaperone HypA, with protein sequence MHELSIVMSIVDTAETERQKQQANAVESIELDIGELSGVEMDAFYFAWDAGTRHTALENANLKINRPPAKAKCTACGKVFVAESSFDPCPDCGNPFCDIISGKELRIKRMTVIKN encoded by the coding sequence ATGCATGAGTTATCCATTGTAATGAGCATTGTGGACACGGCAGAAACCGAGCGACAAAAGCAGCAGGCCAATGCCGTGGAATCCATTGAGCTGGATATCGGCGAACTCTCGGGCGTGGAAATGGATGCATTTTACTTTGCCTGGGATGCGGGCACTCGCCACACGGCACTGGAAAATGCCAACTTGAAAATCAACCGGCCGCCGGCCAAAGCCAAATGCACCGCCTGTGGAAAAGTGTTCGTTGCCGAAAGCAGTTTCGACCCCTGTCCCGACTGCGGGAATCCCTTTTGCGACATTATTTCGGGTAAAGAATTGAGAATTAAAAGAATGACAGTGATTAAAAATTAA
- a CDS encoding dihydroorotate dehydrogenase-like protein, giving the protein MDLSTTYMGLKLKNPVIISSSRITGDIETIRQCIGYGAGAIVLKSIFEEQMDSSVEAKLKQSNENEIYYWFSEAKEKVMNLSRKAILDHYLHFLQAAKSIDNTVPIISSIHCKSADNWPKYAREIENAGADALELNISIFPFNNSMTSLEIEDLYVKILKKVKKEVSIPVSIKLGPFFTNLCSIINRLVDAGVDGLVLFNRYFRPDIDIDTLKVVSREHFSSPEEMSLPLRWIALLSGHHIPCDLVASTGIHYDTALIKQILVGAKAVEICSTLFQNGIPHIAKILEGLENWMKKHHFECLDDFRGKSLDYQTTDARFERIQYMKRDFEEIF; this is encoded by the coding sequence ATGGATCTTTCAACCACTTACATGGGATTAAAGCTTAAGAATCCCGTTATTATCAGCAGTTCCAGAATCACCGGAGACATTGAAACGATCCGGCAATGTATTGGCTACGGCGCCGGAGCCATTGTTCTCAAATCTATTTTTGAGGAACAAATGGATTCAAGTGTGGAAGCTAAACTAAAGCAAAGTAATGAGAATGAAATATACTATTGGTTTTCAGAAGCCAAAGAAAAAGTAATGAATCTCTCCCGGAAGGCTATTTTAGATCATTATTTACACTTTCTCCAGGCAGCCAAAAGTATTGACAATACTGTTCCGATTATCTCAAGCATTCACTGTAAGAGTGCCGACAACTGGCCGAAATATGCACGCGAAATAGAAAATGCCGGTGCCGATGCACTGGAATTGAACATTTCCATCTTTCCGTTCAACAACAGCATGACCAGTCTCGAAATCGAAGACCTGTATGTAAAGATCCTGAAAAAAGTCAAAAAGGAAGTCAGCATTCCGGTATCCATCAAACTGGGACCATTCTTCACCAATCTGTGCAGTATCATCAACCGGCTGGTGGATGCCGGCGTGGACGGACTGGTGTTGTTTAACCGCTATTTTCGGCCCGATATCGATATCGACACGCTAAAAGTGGTTAGCCGCGAACATTTTTCATCACCGGAAGAGATGAGTCTGCCCTTGCGGTGGATTGCCCTGCTGAGCGGCCATCACATCCCCTGCGATCTGGTTGCTTCCACGGGAATCCATTACGATACAGCACTCATCAAACAAATCCTTGTGGGAGCCAAAGCGGTGGAAATCTGTTCTACCCTTTTCCAAAACGGCATTCCCCATATCGCTAAAATACTGGAGGGACTGGAAAACTGGATGAAAAAACATCATTTTGAGTGTTTGGACGACTTCCGTGGAAAATCGCTGGACTACCAGACTACAGATGCCCGTTTCGAACGTATTCAGTATATGAAAAGAGATTTTGAAGAAATTTTTTAA